The Litchfieldia alkalitelluris genome has a window encoding:
- the yutH gene encoding spore coat putative kinase YutH, whose translation MESEISEQYGLQIRKTEKFGNYKAFRNRNILYTIVPVEVLEQEEIYELKQLSDFMVQKGENRVALMVPTKDGKLITTLNEKPSILLRMPRQSNHRTQLTAKELALFHLNGRSFPYRLTKCNRIGQWKGLWEKRLDQMELFWNERVKQHPSNDFEKRFIESFPYYIGLTENAIQYLVDTEIDDHPGLIDSATVCHQKLKVEQWRDSYKAEIPIQWVFDHASRDLAEYIRDCYFNSSQRVDLKMIERFLTEYQNVSPTSSFFLRLMYARLLFPVHYFESIEGYYLTNSEVQKMTYENQLNSILKDSRDYEYFLRDINQLSQQFHRHSPSPQIEWLPE comes from the coding sequence ATGGAAAGTGAAATCTCTGAACAATATGGGCTTCAAATACGGAAAACAGAGAAGTTTGGTAATTACAAAGCGTTTCGAAATCGAAATATACTATATACTATTGTGCCGGTCGAAGTTTTGGAACAAGAAGAAATTTATGAGTTGAAGCAATTGAGTGATTTTATGGTTCAAAAAGGAGAAAACAGAGTAGCCTTAATGGTCCCTACAAAGGATGGCAAGCTGATTACAACTCTTAACGAAAAGCCAAGTATTCTCTTAAGGATGCCAAGGCAATCAAATCACCGTACTCAGTTAACCGCCAAGGAACTTGCCTTGTTCCATTTGAATGGAAGGTCATTTCCTTATCGATTAACTAAGTGCAATCGAATAGGGCAGTGGAAAGGCTTATGGGAAAAACGGTTAGACCAAATGGAATTGTTCTGGAATGAGCGTGTTAAGCAGCATCCCTCTAATGATTTTGAAAAAAGATTTATAGAATCATTTCCATATTATATCGGATTAACAGAAAATGCCATTCAATACTTAGTTGATACCGAAATTGATGATCATCCTGGACTAATTGATTCAGCCACCGTTTGTCATCAGAAATTAAAGGTAGAACAATGGAGAGATTCCTACAAAGCAGAGATCCCCATTCAATGGGTATTCGATCATGCTAGTAGAGACCTTGCAGAGTATATTCGTGATTGTTACTTTAACTCAAGTCAACGAGTGGATTTAAAAATGATTGAGCGTTTTTTAACAGAATATCAAAATGTATCACCAACTTCTTCATTTTTCCTGAGGCTGATGTATGCTAGATTATTATTCCCCGTCCATTATTTTGAAAGCATTGAGGGATATTATCTAACGAATTCGGAAGTCCAAAAAATGACCTATGAAAATCAGTTAAATTCAATCTTGAAAGATTCAAGAGATTACGAATATTTCTTAAGAGATATAAATCAATTGTCTCAACAATTCCATCGACATAGCCCTTCTCCTCAAATCGAGTGGCTTCCAGAATAA
- a CDS encoding homoserine dehydrogenase translates to MKSIGVGLLGLGTVGTGVVKILKNHQDKLMHQIGCPIEVKKILVKDIKKDRDVEIDSSLLTTNVNEVIEHPEVDVVIEVMGGVEETRKHILTSLKNKKHVVTANKDLVAVYGSELHAAASENKCDLYYEASVAGGIPILRGLVDGLASDKITKLMGIVNGTTNFILTKMSKNGSPYQEVLAEAQQLGFAEADPTSDVEGLDAARKMAILATLGFSMNIDLADVSVKGISSITEEDLNYSKRLGYTMKLIGIAQQEGDKVEVSVQPTLLPDDHPLSAVNDEYNAVYVYGEAVGETMFYGPGAGSLPTATAIVSDLVAVMKNMRLGVNGQSVVTPQYEKQLKDRAEIYSKHFLRIHVKDQVGSFAKITTIFSERGVSFEKILQLPLKQKDLAEIVLVTHTASLKDYEDILGHLSDSDVVAQVKSSYRVEGDGVK, encoded by the coding sequence ATGAAGAGTATAGGAGTGGGTCTTTTAGGTTTAGGGACTGTCGGAACTGGTGTTGTGAAAATATTAAAGAACCATCAAGATAAATTAATGCATCAAATTGGTTGCCCAATTGAAGTGAAAAAGATCTTGGTGAAAGACATAAAAAAAGACCGTGATGTTGAAATCGATTCATCATTACTTACAACGAACGTGAATGAAGTGATTGAGCACCCTGAAGTGGATGTTGTAATTGAGGTAATGGGTGGAGTAGAAGAGACAAGAAAACACATCCTTACATCACTTAAAAATAAAAAGCATGTTGTGACTGCAAATAAAGACTTAGTAGCTGTGTATGGGTCTGAATTACATGCAGCTGCAAGTGAAAATAAATGTGATCTTTATTATGAAGCAAGTGTAGCAGGTGGTATTCCGATTCTAAGAGGCTTAGTTGATGGGTTAGCATCTGATAAAATTACTAAGTTAATGGGTATCGTAAATGGTACAACAAACTTTATCCTTACTAAGATGAGCAAAAATGGAAGTCCTTATCAAGAGGTACTTGCAGAGGCACAACAACTAGGTTTTGCAGAAGCGGATCCGACTTCTGATGTTGAAGGACTAGATGCAGCTCGTAAGATGGCCATCTTAGCTACTCTAGGCTTTTCGATGAATATCGATTTAGCAGATGTGTCAGTAAAAGGAATCTCTTCAATCACAGAAGAAGATTTAAACTATAGTAAAAGACTTGGCTATACAATGAAACTAATTGGGATAGCTCAACAAGAAGGTGATAAGGTGGAGGTAAGTGTTCAGCCAACCTTACTACCAGATGATCATCCACTATCTGCAGTAAACGATGAATATAATGCAGTTTATGTATATGGCGAAGCAGTCGGAGAAACGATGTTTTATGGTCCAGGTGCAGGAAGTTTACCAACTGCCACAGCAATTGTTTCTGATCTTGTTGCAGTGATGAAAAATATGAGGTTAGGTGTGAATGGCCAAAGTGTTGTTACCCCTCAATATGAAAAACAGCTGAAGGATCGAGCAGAGATTTATTCGAAACACTTTTTGCGAATTCATGTAAAGGATCAAGTGGGTTCATTTGCAAAAATCACAACGATCTTCTCTGAACGTGGTGTGAGCTTTGAAAAGATATTACAATTACCATTAAAACAAAAAGATCTTGCAGAGATTGTTTTAGTTACTCATACAGCATCTCTAAAGGATTATGAAGACATCCTTGGACACTTAAGTGATTCGGATGTTGTAGCACAAGTAAAGAGTTCATATCGTGTCGAAGGAGATGGAGTAAAATGA
- the lipA gene encoding lipoyl synthase yields MSTKEYQRKPEWLKIKLNTNENYTGLKKMMREKNLHTVCEEARCPNIHECWAVRKTATFMILGDVCTRACRFCAVKTGLPNELDWKEPERVAESVSLMGLKHVVVTAVARDDLKDGGAAVFAETVRAIRKSNPFTSIEVLPSDMGGVLENLKTLMDAKPDILNHNIETVRRLSDRVRARAKYDRSLEFLRRAKELQPTIPTKSSIMVGLGETKEDIIETMDDLRANNVDIMTIGQYLQPSKKHLKVEKYYHPDEFQELKEIALSKGFSHCESGPLVRSSYHADEQVNAAAKNQQAKEA; encoded by the coding sequence ATGTCAACAAAAGAGTACCAAAGAAAGCCAGAATGGTTAAAAATAAAACTTAACACAAACGAAAACTACACTGGTTTAAAAAAGATGATGAGAGAGAAAAATTTACATACAGTGTGTGAAGAGGCAAGATGTCCTAATATCCATGAATGCTGGGCTGTTAGAAAAACAGCAACATTTATGATCTTAGGGGATGTTTGTACACGTGCTTGTCGTTTTTGTGCTGTTAAAACTGGATTACCAAATGAACTAGACTGGAAAGAGCCAGAGCGTGTTGCAGAATCAGTCAGTTTAATGGGATTAAAGCACGTAGTTGTCACTGCTGTAGCTAGGGATGATCTAAAGGATGGCGGAGCAGCTGTATTTGCTGAAACCGTAAGAGCAATTAGAAAGTCAAATCCATTTACATCAATTGAGGTCTTACCTTCAGATATGGGTGGAGTATTAGAAAATCTAAAGACATTAATGGATGCTAAGCCTGATATTCTAAATCATAATATTGAAACAGTTAGACGTTTATCAGACCGTGTGCGAGCAAGAGCAAAGTATGATCGTTCGTTGGAATTCCTACGTCGTGCAAAAGAATTACAACCAACGATTCCTACTAAATCAAGTATTATGGTAGGTCTTGGTGAAACAAAAGAAGACATTATTGAAACAATGGATGACTTACGTGCAAATAATGTGGATATTATGACTATTGGACAATACCTACAGCCTTCAAAGAAGCATCTTAAGGTTGAAAAGTATTATCATCCAGATGAATTTCAAGAGTTGAAAGAGATTGCTTTATCCAAAGGGTTTAGTCATTGTGAGTCTGGGCCGTTAGTTCGTTCTTCTTACCATGCTGATGAGCAAGTAAATGCAGCGGCTAAGAACCAACAAGCAAAAGAAGCTTAA
- a CDS encoding phosphatidylglycerophosphatase A family protein, translating to MTEIKQTMDPIELNARNLLEQRGVKITDIADLVYFLQNKYHTDLQMEDCIENVERVLSKREVQNAIITGIQLDVLAEKGLLEEPLLSIIKADESLYGVDEVLAFSIVNVYGSIGFTNYGYIDKLKPGILERLNDKTAGCHTFLDDLVGAIAAAASSRLAHRAANTE from the coding sequence ATGACAGAAATTAAACAAACGATGGATCCAATAGAATTAAATGCACGTAATTTATTAGAACAACGAGGTGTAAAAATCACCGACATTGCTGACTTAGTCTACTTTCTCCAAAATAAATATCATACCGATTTACAAATGGAAGATTGTATTGAAAATGTAGAACGAGTGTTATCAAAGCGTGAGGTACAAAACGCAATTATTACTGGAATTCAACTTGATGTTCTTGCGGAGAAAGGCTTATTAGAAGAACCACTACTTTCTATTATAAAAGCCGACGAAAGTCTTTATGGGGTAGACGAGGTTTTAGCCTTTTCGATTGTAAATGTATATGGATCAATTGGTTTTACAAATTACGGCTATATCGACAAATTGAAGCCTGGTATTCTTGAAAGGTTAAACGACAAAACAGCTGGTTGTCATACCTTCTTAGATGATCTTGTTGGTGCTATCGCAGCTGCAGCATCAAGTCGTTTAGCACATCGTGCAGCAAATACCGAGTGA
- a CDS encoding YutD family protein, protein MITINNMTYELVEDSRQGFNEEAFRTRYSEILTKYDYIVGDWGYNQLRLRGFFDDDNQKATFDTKISTLSEYLYEYCNFGCAYFVLKRVKK, encoded by the coding sequence ATGATAACAATAAATAATATGACCTATGAATTAGTTGAGGATTCAAGACAAGGATTTAACGAAGAAGCATTTCGTACGAGATATAGTGAAATTTTAACTAAATATGATTACATTGTTGGGGATTGGGGCTATAATCAGCTTAGACTCCGAGGCTTTTTTGATGACGATAATCAAAAAGCGACCTTTGATACGAAAATAAGTACATTATCAGAATACTTGTATGAGTACTGTAATTTCGGTTGTGCCTATTTTGTTTTAAAAAGAGTAAAAAAATAA
- a CDS encoding YhcN/YlaJ family sporulation lipoprotein, translating into MKKSLIVTGICCLTALSGCGADEEQGAGIYKQSGNTINVNDTQAGIYHYSDDANSEDRFEDFGYVRHQKSPVPGDQTVYTMPRLDRELVADMISKMTVQQIPHVNEVATLVTDEEVLMVYDTDSDDRFETADQVKKTALSVIPRWYHVYVSDNPILIKDIERFSTLDSTSRNVDQIITSTIERMLESPQGRKISDGENANGEMSGGVNNEYERKMNDVPDFLQNPSTKSTTPSSDINNVETEGQNDEGEMETRGRTKTGNDK; encoded by the coding sequence ATGAAAAAATCATTAATAGTAACTGGAATTTGCTGTTTAACAGCACTTAGTGGCTGTGGTGCCGATGAAGAACAAGGTGCTGGAATTTATAAGCAGAGTGGTAATACAATTAATGTAAATGATACACAAGCTGGGATATATCATTATAGTGATGACGCTAATTCAGAAGACCGTTTTGAAGACTTTGGATATGTTCGCCACCAAAAAAGTCCTGTCCCAGGAGATCAAACGGTTTATACAATGCCTAGACTTGACCGGGAACTTGTGGCTGACATGATTAGTAAAATGACTGTACAACAAATACCCCATGTAAATGAAGTGGCTACCCTTGTTACAGACGAAGAAGTATTAATGGTTTATGATACAGATAGCGATGACCGCTTTGAGACTGCGGACCAAGTGAAAAAAACAGCGTTGTCTGTTATCCCGAGATGGTACCATGTGTATGTTTCTGATAATCCAATCTTAATAAAGGATATTGAAAGATTCAGCACATTAGACTCAACAAGCAGAAATGTAGACCAAATCATCACTTCAACGATTGAACGCATGTTAGAATCTCCTCAAGGCAGAAAAATTAGTGATGGAGAAAATGCAAATGGTGAGATGTCAGGTGGAGTGAATAACGAATATGAGCGCAAAATGAATGATGTACCAGACTTTTTACAAAACCCAAGTACAAAATCAACTACCCCATCTAGTGACATTAACAATGTAGAAACTGAAGGACAAAATGATGAGGGAGAAATGGAAACTCGCGGAAGAACTAAAACAGGAAATGATAAATAA
- a CDS encoding DUF3055 domain-containing protein, with protein sequence MSERFFLYDDTVDTKTRFISFMGDNQRFDLAIVKSDRYYGKHLVLDIQSNRFAIIGSDDLDEPGYLEHAYNLSEEDAEELRSFLYEIV encoded by the coding sequence ATGTCTGAGCGCTTTTTTTTATACGATGATACTGTTGATACAAAAACTCGTTTTATAAGTTTTATGGGCGATAATCAAAGATTTGATTTAGCCATTGTCAAATCTGATCGATATTATGGGAAACATCTTGTTCTAGATATCCAAAGTAACCGATTTGCGATAATTGGCAGTGATGACCTTGACGAGCCAGGATATCTCGAGCATGCCTATAACCTTTCAGAAGAGGATGCAGAAGAGTTACGCTCATTTTTATATGAGATCGTATAA
- the hepT gene encoding type VII toxin-antitoxin system HepT family RNase toxin — protein sequence MYFVDREHIQRTLTYLEETLTYVANQESWNTIIEKRALERFVHMIIESIADVGNSMIDGFIMRDPGSLEDIIDILEDEKVIPSERAKGLKKIIELRKVLVQNYLEIDHSILNELTKQEMSHLHKFPNDVRHYLENELGPVSAFRN from the coding sequence GTGTATTTTGTAGATAGAGAGCATATCCAAAGAACGCTAACATATCTAGAAGAAACTCTAACGTATGTTGCTAATCAAGAGTCTTGGAATACAATTATTGAAAAAAGAGCACTAGAACGATTTGTACATATGATAATTGAGTCGATAGCGGACGTAGGTAATTCCATGATCGACGGGTTCATAATGAGAGATCCTGGGAGCTTAGAAGATATAATCGATATATTAGAGGATGAGAAGGTTATCCCCTCCGAACGAGCTAAAGGATTGAAAAAAATTATCGAACTAAGGAAAGTACTTGTCCAAAATTATCTTGAAATAGATCATTCAATATTAAATGAATTAACTAAACAAGAAATGAGTCATTTACATAAATTCCCAAATGATGTTAGACACTATTTAGAAAATGAATTAGGACCTGTATCTGCGTTTAGAAATTAA
- a CDS encoding TIGR01457 family HAD-type hydrolase — MKEYKGYLIDLDGTMYRGSEKIEAASDFVKSLIDRNIPYLFVTNNSSRTPEQVAEKLLEFDIPATKEHVFTTSQATANFIDDQKEDPTIFVIGEEGLKTSIQEKGFRITKENPDFVVIGIDREISYEKLAVACLAVRNGATFISTNADIAIPTERGLLPGNGALTAVISVSTGVQPIFIGKPQQIIMEQALKVLGTSLEDTLMVGDNYDTDIMAGMNTGLDTLLVHTGVTTVDMLNLLERKPTYTVNSLDNWFEPK, encoded by the coding sequence ATGAAAGAATATAAAGGATACTTAATTGATTTAGATGGAACGATGTACAGAGGGAGCGAAAAAATTGAAGCTGCAAGTGACTTCGTAAAGAGCCTTATTGATAGAAATATTCCATATTTATTTGTAACTAATAACTCTTCAAGGACACCCGAGCAAGTTGCTGAAAAGCTTCTCGAATTTGATATTCCGGCAACAAAGGAACATGTTTTTACAACTAGCCAGGCGACTGCAAATTTTATAGATGACCAAAAAGAAGATCCAACAATCTTTGTGATAGGAGAAGAAGGACTAAAAACTTCTATTCAAGAAAAGGGTTTCAGAATTACAAAGGAAAATCCTGACTTTGTGGTAATTGGCATTGATCGCGAGATTTCATATGAAAAACTTGCCGTTGCGTGTTTAGCTGTTCGAAATGGGGCAACATTTATTTCTACGAATGCAGATATTGCGATTCCAACTGAACGAGGATTACTACCAGGAAATGGAGCATTAACCGCAGTAATCAGCGTTTCAACAGGTGTACAACCGATTTTTATCGGAAAGCCTCAACAAATAATTATGGAACAAGCTTTAAAGGTATTAGGAACCTCATTAGAAGACACATTGATGGTGGGCGACAACTATGATACTGATATTATGGCTGGGATGAACACAGGTCTTGATACCCTTCTTGTACATACTGGGGTGACAACTGTTGATATGTTAAATCTACTTGAGAGAAAACCAACATACACAGTTAATAGCCTTGATAATTGGTTTGAACCAAAATAA
- a CDS encoding methionine/alanine import family NSS transporter small subunit, with protein sequence MSTGAIVMMVVGIVIIWGGLTASILNAVKKAKQK encoded by the coding sequence ATGAGTACAGGTGCAATTGTTATGATGGTTGTAGGTATTGTGATTATATGGGGCGGATTAACTGCAAGTATCTTAAATGCAGTCAAAAAAGCTAAACAAAAATAA
- a CDS encoding M23 family metallopeptidase, producing the protein MNPTSNDAAELDQDQIYSERMSLYSKMEAVSQIPWYYFAAVDQYERSIRRARKDIPKEEGLIGIYYKPDQWAGPINPNQEDTNPFSISLFGGLGTDGNGDGIADINNDEDILATFAAHLMNYGTDEENIKIALWDYYKRDRSVDLIMQKVKIYKKFGTLALDKHAFPVPLRFNYSYRNTWGDARGWGGRRIHEGTDIFAGYSTPVRATGYGIVEIKGWNKYGGWRIGIRDINNTYHYFAHLNGFAKDLEVGQVVEPGMLIGGVGSSGYGPPGTSGKFPPHLHYGMYKDNGFTEWSFDPYPHLKQWERAERKRK; encoded by the coding sequence ATTAATCCTACTAGTAATGATGCCGCTGAGTTGGATCAAGATCAAATCTATAGTGAACGAATGAGTTTATACTCAAAAATGGAAGCTGTTAGTCAAATTCCATGGTATTATTTCGCGGCTGTCGATCAATACGAAAGAAGTATCAGAAGAGCTAGAAAAGATATCCCGAAAGAGGAAGGACTAATTGGGATTTATTATAAGCCAGACCAATGGGCTGGTCCTATTAATCCCAACCAAGAAGATACAAACCCATTTAGCATTAGTTTGTTTGGAGGATTGGGAACTGACGGTAATGGGGACGGCATTGCAGACATAAATAACGATGAGGATATACTAGCAACCTTCGCCGCGCATCTGATGAATTATGGAACAGATGAAGAAAATATAAAGATTGCTTTATGGGACTATTATAAAAGAGATCGTTCAGTCGATTTAATTATGCAGAAAGTAAAGATATATAAAAAGTTCGGTACTTTAGCATTAGATAAACATGCCTTTCCAGTTCCATTACGTTTTAATTATAGCTATCGAAACACTTGGGGAGACGCCCGTGGATGGGGTGGCCGACGTATCCATGAAGGGACAGATATTTTTGCTGGTTATTCAACACCTGTAAGGGCGACAGGCTACGGAATTGTTGAGATTAAAGGCTGGAACAAATATGGTGGTTGGAGAATAGGTATTCGTGATATTAATAATACGTATCACTATTTTGCACATTTAAATGGATTTGCAAAAGATTTGGAAGTTGGACAAGTGGTTGAACCAGGGATGCTTATTGGAGGAGTTGGAAGCTCTGGATATGGACCTCCAGGAACCTCAGGTAAATTTCCACCACATTTACATTATGGGATGTACAAGGATAATGGATTTACAGAGTGGTCATTTGACCCTTATCCACATTTAAAACAGTGGGAACGTGCTGAACGAAAAAGAAAGTAA
- a CDS encoding sodium-dependent transporter: MDNRPQWGTRAGFILAAVGSAVGLGNIWRFPAVAYENGGGAFFLPYLFALLTAGIPLLILEFTMGHKFRGSAPLTYARFSKGKEWIGWWQVAISFVISTYYAVIIAWAMSYTYFSLSLKWGEEDTGSFLMVDYLQRIDLTGGEFGQFGSVVPGVFFPLILVWIVTFGVLFAGVKKGIEMANRIFIPTLVVLFLIIVVRALTLDGAAQGLDAFFKPNWDTIMSGKVWVAAYGQIFFSLSIAFAIMITYSSYLPKKSDITNNAFITGFANSSFELLAGIGVFSALGFMAYTQGAEVKDVVSAGIGLAFVVFPQIINEFPAFRELFGFLFFGSLVLAGLTSLISIVETFVAGVQDKFNVSRTKAVIIGGGLSAIISVVFATQGGLFFLDTADYFINSFGVTLAGLIQVIAIAWFAKELRSLQSHADSISDIKLGAWWRICLGVITPVVLGYMMFDNLRTNLTSEYEEYSRPFIFSWGWSVALGALFVGILFTLFKWKKGALDMNVSKEESQ, encoded by the coding sequence ATGGATAATCGTCCACAATGGGGAACGCGGGCAGGCTTTATTTTAGCAGCAGTCGGTTCGGCGGTGGGTTTAGGGAACATCTGGAGATTCCCAGCAGTAGCTTATGAAAATGGAGGAGGCGCATTCTTTTTACCGTACTTATTCGCTTTATTAACAGCCGGTATTCCATTATTAATTCTAGAATTCACAATGGGTCACAAATTTAGGGGATCAGCTCCACTTACCTATGCAAGATTTAGTAAAGGCAAAGAATGGATTGGTTGGTGGCAAGTTGCAATTTCCTTTGTTATTTCCACATATTATGCGGTTATTATCGCATGGGCAATGTCGTACACGTATTTTTCTTTAAGCCTAAAATGGGGAGAAGAGGATACTGGATCATTTTTAATGGTTGATTATTTACAACGAATTGATTTAACTGGTGGAGAATTTGGACAGTTTGGTAGTGTAGTCCCAGGCGTATTCTTTCCATTAATCCTAGTCTGGATAGTTACATTTGGTGTGCTATTTGCTGGTGTTAAAAAGGGAATTGAAATGGCCAACCGAATCTTTATTCCAACACTAGTTGTGTTATTCTTAATCATTGTTGTTCGTGCATTAACATTAGATGGTGCTGCACAAGGGTTAGATGCTTTCTTTAAGCCTAACTGGGATACAATCATGAGTGGTAAAGTATGGGTAGCCGCATATGGTCAGATTTTCTTTAGTTTATCAATTGCATTTGCTATTATGATTACTTATTCAAGTTATTTACCTAAGAAATCTGATATTACGAATAATGCATTCATTACAGGGTTTGCAAACTCAAGCTTTGAATTATTAGCGGGTATTGGTGTATTTAGTGCTTTAGGATTCATGGCATACACACAGGGTGCTGAGGTGAAAGATGTTGTTTCAGCAGGAATCGGTTTAGCGTTTGTCGTGTTTCCACAGATTATCAATGAATTCCCTGCGTTTAGAGAGCTTTTTGGATTCTTATTCTTCGGATCACTTGTTCTTGCAGGTTTAACATCATTGATTTCGATTGTTGAAACATTTGTTGCTGGTGTTCAAGATAAATTTAATGTGTCACGTACAAAGGCTGTAATTATTGGTGGAGGTTTATCTGCAATTATCTCAGTAGTCTTTGCAACACAAGGTGGATTATTCTTCTTAGATACTGCTGATTACTTTATTAATAGCTTTGGTGTAACATTAGCTGGTTTAATCCAAGTAATCGCAATTGCATGGTTTGCTAAGGAATTACGTAGTCTACAAAGTCATGCAGACAGCATTTCGGATATTAAACTTGGTGCATGGTGGAGAATTTGTTTAGGCGTCATTACACCAGTTGTTCTTGGCTATATGATGTTTGACAATTTACGTACGAATTTAACATCAGAATATGAAGAATATTCAAGACCGTTCATTTTTAGTTGGGGCTGGTCGGTAGCTTTGGGAGCGTTATTTGTAGGGATTCTGTTTACACTTTTCAAATGGAAAAAAGGTGCCCTAGACATGAATGTTAGTAAGGAGGAATCACAATAA
- a CDS encoding Na+/H+ antiporter NhaC family protein, with the protein MTATIYSLIPPLVAILMVILTRKVLLSLGVGIFSAAFILQVPMIESDGVGAYLSNSLITIWESIKAIFIDEGALNTWNVYIVIFLLILGMITAFISISGGSRAFGEWAQKRVKTRVGAKVTAAILGILIFIDDYFNALAVGQVSRPLTDRHRVSRAKLAYIIDSTSAPICVVSPVSSWGAYIIAIITPILVTHNISEYTAFSAFIQMIPMNLYVISAILMVFAVSIFNINLGQMKTHELRAQSTGEVTDPSKPVLGELKEELPVSKFGTVGDLIWPIVALIFGTIGSMLWTGYRAIDGNITILTIFENTDVAASLLYGGIIGLFVTFIMFFIQISKRSIEPRLLTKGIISGIKSMLPAVYILLFAWVIVDLIGQLKTGEFLAIQVENANISVAFLPVILFIVAGIMAFATGTSWGTFGMMLPIGAEIIASTDVTLLLPALAAVLAGSVFGDHCSPISDTTILSSTGAGSHHIDHVLTQLPYAAISGLIAIIGYIVLGLTGSTLLGVIVTIGLVGLFVMLFRGKSTLV; encoded by the coding sequence ATGACTGCAACAATTTACTCACTTATACCGCCATTAGTTGCAATTTTAATGGTTATTTTAACAAGAAAGGTTTTATTATCCTTAGGGGTTGGAATATTCTCTGCCGCCTTTATCTTGCAAGTCCCAATGATAGAATCTGATGGGGTTGGTGCATATCTATCAAACTCATTGATTACAATTTGGGAAAGTATAAAGGCTATCTTTATTGATGAAGGCGCACTTAATACATGGAACGTTTACATTGTAATTTTTCTATTAATCTTAGGAATGATTACAGCATTTATCTCAATTTCAGGTGGAAGCCGGGCCTTTGGTGAATGGGCTCAAAAACGGGTAAAGACGAGAGTCGGAGCAAAAGTCACTGCTGCAATCTTAGGGATTCTAATTTTTATCGATGATTATTTTAATGCCCTTGCAGTAGGACAAGTAAGTAGACCTCTTACAGACCGCCATCGTGTATCACGTGCAAAACTAGCTTATATTATTGATTCAACATCGGCACCAATTTGTGTAGTGTCACCCGTTTCTAGCTGGGGGGCTTATATTATTGCGATTATTACACCAATTCTAGTAACACATAATATCAGCGAATATACTGCGTTCTCTGCATTTATTCAAATGATTCCGATGAATTTATATGTGATATCAGCGATACTCATGGTCTTTGCTGTTTCTATCTTTAATATTAATTTAGGACAAATGAAAACACATGAATTGAGGGCACAAAGTACTGGGGAAGTAACCGATCCATCTAAGCCGGTGCTCGGGGAATTAAAAGAAGAATTGCCAGTAAGTAAATTTGGTACGGTTGGCGATTTAATTTGGCCAATTGTTGCATTGATATTCGGAACGATAGGGTCAATGCTTTGGACAGGATATAGAGCTATTGACGGAAATATTACGATTTTAACCATTTTTGAAAACACTGATGTAGCAGCTTCGTTACTTTATGGTGGGATCATAGGGCTTTTTGTCACTTTTATTATGTTCTTCATCCAAATTTCTAAGCGTTCAATTGAACCTAGACTTTTGACAAAGGGGATTATATCAGGAATTAAGTCAATGCTACCAGCAGTTTACATCTTATTATTTGCATGGGTAATCGTTGATTTAATTGGTCAACTTAAAACAGGCGAGTTTTTGGCAATTCAAGTGGAAAACGCAAATATAAGTGTTGCCTTTTTACCAGTGATCTTGTTCATTGTGGCAGGGATCATGGCATTTGCAACTGGTACTTCATGGGGAACTTTTGGAATGATGTTACCAATTGGAGCAGAAATTATTGCTTCTACGGATGTTACACTATTATTACCTGCTCTAGCAGCTGTATTAGCAGGTAGTGTATTTGGCGATCATTGTTCACCGATTTCAGATACAACGATTTTATCGTCTACAGGTGCTGGAAGCCATCATATTGACCACGTTCTTACGCAACTACCATATGCGGCGATTTCTGGACTTATAGCAATTATCGGGTATATTGTTTTAGGACTAACAGGTAGTACGCTGCTAGGAGTTATTGTTACAATTGGATTAGTAGGGCTGTTTGTTATGCTATTTCGAGGGAAAAGTACTTTAGTATAG